In the genome of Solirubrobacterales bacterium, the window GAACCGGGTTGCGATCAGATCCAGCAGGGCGCGGTCGGCCCGGTCGAGACCGGCCTTGTCCACCTCCAGCATCTCCAGCGCCGCATCGGCCATGTCGGCGTCGACCGACCCCGAGCCCTTCACCTCGGCGAAGTCCCGCACTCTCTTCAACAGCCGGTTCGCCACCCGCGGCGTTCCGCGGGAACGCTCGGCGATCGCCAGCGCCCCGCCGGCGTCTATCTCCACTCCGAGGATGCCGGCCGATCGCTTGACGATCGTCGACAGATCCTCCGGCGAGTAGTACTCGAGCCGGTGCGAGACGCCGAAGCGGTCGCGCAACGGCGTCGTGAGCAGGCCGCTGCGGGTGGTCGCGCCGATCAGCGTGAACGGTGGCAGCGGCAGGGTCACGGTCTGGGCCCCCGCCCCCTGGCCGAGGACCACCGGCAACTCGCCGTCTTCCATCGCCGGATAGAGCGTTTCTTCCACGGCCCGGCCGAGACGGTGGATCTCGTCGATGAAGAAGACGCTGCCGGGCTCCAGCGAGGTCAGGAAGGCGGCCACGTCACCCTTTCGTTCCAGCGCTGGACCGGCCGTCTGGACCAGGGGCACCCCCATCTCGGCAGCGACGATGTTGGCGAGGGATGTCTTGCCGAGACCGGGCGGTCCGGCCAGCAGGACGTGATCCAGCGGCTCTCCACGACGCCGGGCAGCCTCGATGAACACGGCGAGCTGATCGGTCACCTGTTTCTGGTTGACGAAATCTTCCAGGCCGCGGGGCCTCAGCGACCGATCCAGTTCCCGGTCCGGAGGGTCGGCGTCGGCGTCATGGACCCGTACCGATCCCCCCGCTTGAGAATCGGCGGAACCGAGATCAATCCGACGACCAGAGATTTCCGGCAGGTCGTCCACTTCAGCCATCCCGCATCGTGCCGGCCCGCTTCAGGGCGGCACTGATCAGAACCTGGGGATCATCGGCGCCCACTCCATCTTCGGTCCCGACAGCATCGAGCAGCTGCTCGGCTTCGAGCGGCTGGTATCCGAGCCCGACCAGACCGTCACGGGCCAGACTCCGGGCATCCACCCCGGTCGCGGGAGGCTCCGTCCCCGGCAAGGTCTCCACCCGGTCCTTGAGTTCGAGGATGATCCGGTCGGCGGTCCGCTTGCCGATCCCCGGTACCGCCTGGAAGCGTTTGGCATCACCATTGACGATCGCCCGTACCAGTTCGCGATGCGGGCCACCGGAAAGCGCCGCGATCGCCACTTTCGGGCCGATTCCGCTGACCCCGGTCAACTGGCCGAAGAGGTCACGCTCCTCCTCGCTGGAAAAGCCGTAGAGCTGGATGCTGTCCTCGCGACTGACCGTCACCGCATGCAGGAAGCAGTCCTGGCCTGCGGCCGGCACTGCTCGCAGGGTTTCCGAACTGACCGTCAACCGGTAGCCCACCCCGGCCGCCTCGATCACCACATGATCGGATCGACGTACCAGCACCTCCCCACGGACCGTGGCGATCAACTTGCCACCCGAAGCTGAACCGCAGCGGCCTCGACCGCGTCCCGGCGACCGACCGTACCGCCGTGGCAGATCGCTACAGCGAGCGCATCTCCGGCGTGATCCGGCTTCGGCATGTCGGACAGCCCAAGCCGCATCGCCACCATCTTCTGAACCTGTTTCTTGCCGGCCGAACCGGAACCGCAGATGGCCAGCTTGATCGCCTGCGGCGTGTAGGTGAAGCACTCGACTCCACCCTGCGCCGCCGCCAGCATGGAGACTCCCGAAGCCTGCCCCACCTTCAGCGCCGAGGAGACGTTCTGGTTGAAGTAGAGGTCCTCCAGCGCGACCGCGGTCGGACGATGCCACTGGACGAGATCGACCAGAGCCCGGTGGATCTGATCGAGTCGTCGCTCG includes:
- the ruvC gene encoding crossover junction endodeoxyribonuclease RuvC codes for the protein MRVVMGIDPGTANLGFGVIRVEAGRMVALDGGVIETSSGDPIERRLDQIHRALVDLVQWHRPTAVALEDLYFNQNVSSALKVGQASGVSMLAAAQGGVECFTYTPQAIKLAICGSGSAGKKQVQKMVAMRLGLSDMPKPDHAGDALAVAICHGGTVGRRDAVEAAAVQLRVAS
- the ruvB gene encoding Holliday junction branch migration DNA helicase RuvB, with the protein product MAEVDDLPEISGRRIDLGSADSQAGGSVRVHDADADPPDRELDRSLRPRGLEDFVNQKQVTDQLAVFIEAARRRGEPLDHVLLAGPPGLGKTSLANIVAAEMGVPLVQTAGPALERKGDVAAFLTSLEPGSVFFIDEIHRLGRAVEETLYPAMEDGELPVVLGQGAGAQTVTLPLPPFTLIGATTRSGLLTTPLRDRFGVSHRLEYYSPEDLSTIVKRSAGILGVEIDAGGALAIAERSRGTPRVANRLLKRVRDFAEVKGSGSVDADMADAALEMLEVDKAGLDRADRALLDLIATRFGGGPVGLSTIAVAIGEEQDTIEDVLEPYLLQMGMLKRTPRGRVLTPSAFEHLGLPVPSGHQSLF
- the ruvA gene encoding Holliday junction branch migration protein RuvA, whose protein sequence is MIATVRGEVLVRRSDHVVIEAAGVGYRLTVSSETLRAVPAAGQDCFLHAVTVSREDSIQLYGFSSEEERDLFGQLTGVSGIGPKVAIAALSGGPHRELVRAIVNGDAKRFQAVPGIGKRTADRIILELKDRVETLPGTEPPATGVDARSLARDGLVGLGYQPLEAEQLLDAVGTEDGVGADDPQVLISAALKRAGTMRDG